The genomic segment TTGCTTGGTGAGCACTTTCGAGCATGTACGCGCATCTCTGCACCTCATGAATACGCAGCCTCCTCAACCCCTTCCCTTTCGCCGACTGCCTcatgcgcatgcatgcgcacccccccccaccccgcccgACCAACAGTGCGGGAGTTGCAGAACTCATCCGCCACGACTCTCtttgcaccgctgccgcaggcctGGACCGCCCATCCTTCACCTTGCAGCCTTGAAAGCCTCAAAGACACTCGCGCACGCGAACGGACGcctttcgtgtgtgcgtctctccgATCGGCTCGCTCTCGGCTCGTCTTTTCATCATTACTTCGTGCGCAATGGAGGACGCGGCCCCTACCAAGCAAGATCGTCGCATCTACAAGGTGCTGCGTGACCGATGCGATACCCCTCGCGTCCTCTTCTCCACCGAGGATCCGCTCGTCCTCGTGCGCCATGGCGACCGGTGCTACGTCTTTCTGTTCAGCACCAAGTACTATACCTACATGGTCAAGAGCAAAGGTTTCAAGCTGTATGCGGTGTGGGCGAATCGGCAGCTGTCTGTGACAGCTCGGTCGGACCGGATCACCCTAACGTCGCTTGACCCGCGCGCCATGAAAGCAACGCCGCAGTCCTACAAGGAGACGACGGACGCCGCTGTCAACGAGTTCAGCACGGTCACACTGGAGACGAAATCGGCGCTgaaggcagcggaggtggaggagcgtATAATGTACCTTGTTGAAagtgcgcagcgcacggcggcggtgctggagcagcaggaaCGTGGCATTGCGCTTGACGGGGGCCGCTACCTTGGCGACAACGATGACGACGCCCACTCCGGCAGCTCCTCTGATAGCGAGGACGGTGACAGCGGCGGTACGTCCATATCCGCCACACTCGTCTCGGCAGCCGCTCGTGCAGCGGTTCAGCAGGGAGACGGAGGGCGCAAAAAGAAGGTTTCCGAAGGGGGGCTGCACATGGCCCCATCGCGCTACATCGCCATCACATCCCTTGTGGATGGCGAGTTTGCTGACTACACGACGCTCAAGAATGCGTACATGCGgcatgaggaggaggacctGCTGCGGGACTTGGGCGTCTTCATCAAAGAAAACGAAGGTCAGGTGGAGGCATTGTGCGAGCACCACTACCCGGCCCTCAtccacgccgcgcagcagtgcGTGAGCATCTCTGAGCGGGACGCCGAGCTCGTAGGCGAGGagctcagcggcgccactgccctcgtgcgcaccgctgtcgtGAACATGAAGAAGGCTACTTCCAGCCTCCTCTTGTCACGCAGCACCCGCGACAacctgcagcaggtgcgcagCCTTCTCTCCAAAGCCATTGCCGTCGCCGAGTATCTCGAGACAGCGGAGTcgcagacgcagcgccagcagctcgttGGGGCGGTGgccacgctgcgcgagctgaTTCGCCTGGCCGCGCCGCTTAGCGAGTACGCCATTGGCGAGTACGTGCTGCATGTTCGCGTCCCGGCACTCACGCAGGATGTCTTCAGCTACGCCGTGCAGCATCTCAACAACTGGCTGCGTGTCCTGCGGGACAAGGCGTATCCGATTGGGAAGGCTGCGATGGAGTGGCAAGGCACCGTGGCCGCCGGTCGCCTTTCCTCGCACCTCGTCATGGCCGAGGCAAGCGAGCAGTGGTGGCTGAACGAGGAGTTTGTGccagcgcagctggagctggcgccgttcgccgaggcggaggcgatcACTGCGGTGTCCAACGGTGCCGGAATCCAAGCCGTCTTCATAGAGCTGCACCGCGAGGAGTACCTCGACAAGTACTACACAGAGGGCCGGTGGCAACAGGCGCGCGCTGATCTGCTGGAGTGTCCGCTGGCGTTGGCGAACCTGTCGCCTGCCGAAGTGCTCAGCAAGTTCCGCGAGTACTGCGCCACAGCCATGGGGTTCATTTTAATCGAGGACATAGTTTACggcgccacctcgccgcaCCTTCGCTCCCGGGCCGAGATTATCCAGCTGTGGGCCAGCCTCTCTGCCAAGATTGCCGAGCACGCCCtcaaggtgctgcaggtcCTGCTGGCAAACCCTAGCGAGACAAGCGAGGCTGTCCAGCAGGTCCAGGTACTGCAGTCGCTCATCCGCTGTGCCGCCGACAACGTGAAATGTGTCGAGCTAAGCAACCTGCCCCTTATGCGCGCGATGGAGACGGCGAGCGACCAGCTGATCAGCTCATGGCTGCAGCAGGCCTGTGTTGACTGCATGCAGCTCATTATGAGCGATACGTTTGCCCCCGCCGTGGCCACGGATGCCGCGCAATATGCCGAGCTTGTTGCGCGCTTCTACTTCCACAGGTGCACCTCTCTGGAGCTGAGCATCCCAAGCGCCTACACTAGTGGCGCCCTAACGCTGCCCTACAGTGCTGTCGTGCCGCGCATCGGTGAGTGCGTTCTCGGCTTCCTTACGCAGTGCTACTCCACCATCATCACCGACACGTCCACCGTCGTGATGCAGTCGGAGCTGAACAACGTGGACGAGATGCTGCTCAAGTACCTGACGGTGCTCTTCCGCACAGTGGCAGAGTCGATGCAGGGTCAGCTCATGTCCATCGATGCGCGAGCCGTTCTGCAGCTCGCAGTCTACGTGACGAGCTGCTCTATGATGCCAGTGCTCATATCATGCGCGGAACAGCAGTACATGCTGCACTGGCAATGTCATTACGAGCGGGAGAAGACGCAGACAATCGGGGCACCGAAGCTGATGGCACACTGCGTCAAGTTCTTCACCAAGTCTCTGCAGCTCGGGATTGAGCGGCTGCTCTCGGCGATCATGAAGGAGGTcgaggtgcggctgcaggcCGTAGACTCCATGTCGTACTGGAAGGCGCAGGTCGAGGCGCGCCGACAGAACCAAAAAGATAACGGCGAGGCCTTTTCGTCCTGCATGGAGTACATTCTCACGATGATTCCCAAGCTGAGCTCCGTCCTGCAGAGCACCGTCGTGCGCAGTGTCGTGGGAACGGCGATCACGCGAGCAGCAGTTCTCATGCAGTCCAGCTTGCACACAGCCATCACAAACGCCTATCAAGACGGTGCGCGCGACTTTTCTATATGGAAAGAAGCCATCGAGGAGTACGAGAGTCAGTGCACCATGGGTGTCCCTctgtggcagcgccgtcttgGTGAGCTTCTGCCGGGTATCAGTGGGGCACAACGCTTCCCACTCAACGCGGCGGTCGCAGTTCAGGAGGTGCATCAGTGGATGTATCCGAAGGAGCAGGCGTACAAGGCGGACAAGGCGAGCCAGCCACAGATCTTAGCTGGCATCGAAGGCGCCGGCAAGGCTGTGGCGAAGGGTTTCCAAGCAGTGGGCAAGGGCGTCGCTGCCAGAGCCAGTGTCTTTGGGAAAgggccacagcagcagcagtagctgCCGCACAGTTGTGGCGATTCCAGTGTCGCGTGTCGGCCCTCACGCCGGCCGTGTGAACAGTCGACATGGGTACGCTTATCGCCGTCTGTGTCTTGTCACTCGTGTTGTCGCTGTCGGCGCCCTCGCACGTGCGTCCTCATCTGCTCAAAaacgtgtgtgcgtttcttctcttgctgcATTTTTTTACGCTTGCTCGCCTCTTTGCACCGTTGCCCATGCGCTGCATCAGCATCTCCCGTGATCCACGCAGCACTCGAGAGAGGGCGTCGGTGTGGGTCTCTTCCCTCGacgctctctcctctccgctgcctctgGGCAGCGTGAAAGTGCATGCACTGCCTACGTAGCCCGGTCGAACGCCCCGCTCACATGGGCACGGAGGTCGCCCACGGGGTACACAGGCGCCAAGATGGATGCCCCCTTGTCGCGTCGCTCTTAGTATCTCTGGTCTGCTCGAATCTTCCTCACTTGCACGCACTCcctcgcaccgccgccgcccaccggCACGCCGACACGCTCTGCGCATCGTCCACGTAGGCttcgcgccaccgcgtctTTTCTGCTTGCTTACGCTACTCTGCCACTAAAGCCACCCCGATCGCGTTCAGCACGGCCACCGTAGCAATGGCCTCCACACTGGTGCACGACCTGCAGCAGTTCCGCTACGTGACAGCCTTCACCTGCCCAGTGCCATGGACGCATGTGCGCCACGTCAGCATCCCGGAGCTGCGTCACGAGGCGCCCGACCTCCCATTCATGGCGAGCCTGATCTCTGCTCTCTCCGACTGCGACGTCTCTCTGCACGAAATCCACGACCACAACGACGCCGACATTCTTCAGCTTGTTCAGGTGCTTCAAGTATGTCTGCAGTTCTCACTGTGGTCGCAAAACATTCTcaaggagaagctgctcgaAGTGCAGGCGACGCACGTCGCGAAGGGGGtatcggcgcagcagctcgagaACCTGGAGAGGCGCTATCACGCGCTAGAGGGGGAGATGGCAGCCCTGCATAAGGATCGGGACATGCTCTCATTGGGTACGGCAAACCTTCGCGCCTCCCTTCTGCAGATGGAGAAGACGATTAAgcggcaggagcggcagctgcagcaggagcagggACGCAACGCACAGCTGGTGGCGaagctggagaaggcgtTGTGCGCGCGGgcactggcggcgccgttgaTGTCAGCACCGCGCTTACCTCCACCTCGAGAGTCGCAGCAACGTTCAGCTGGCAATCGGCACGCATCTGCGCCAACGCACCGCACAAAGAAAGCTGCCACCGTATACCACTCTTCTCGGCTTCCCACGGGCAACGCAGatgcgcacagagacagcaccgcctcttTAACAAGCGATACTTCGTACGGCGACAGTTGTCTGTCCGCCGAGGTCGCCGCCAGAGCACACTCTCACGTACCCCAGCCCTGCGACAGTGTTGatcctccgccgcccccttTCCTGGACTGGCGCACCTTGGTACGCTACATCATCCACGAGGAGCAGAGGACATCCGCGTGGACCTCTACCCATGCTTCTCCCACCGCTGCAAGGGCGACAGCCGATGAGAGGCGCATCGAAAGAAAGGCGgagctgatgccggcggcccAGCACCCGAGCgagccggcagcggccctgcctgccgcagccacgccgcAAGTCTCGGAAGCGCAACTCGACTCCTTTTTTGCGGGACTCACCGCTGGTGTCACGACAGAAGTCGTCGCATACTCCCGCGCAGTGGCGGCACGCGCCGAGGAGATGGTGCGTGCCGCCACACAGCAACGGATGCAAGAaacagcagaggcgcagcaggcgctgatggcgcaGGTGCAGGCCGCGCTTGGCAGTCTCAGTGCTGAGCTAGCGGCGTACAAGCAGCAAAAGGACGCGACACCGTCGCCTGATCTCAGAGCGGTCGCAATGCCGGTCGCCGCAAGTGACGCCTCCGACCCTCACGCGCAGCTCTCCCCGTTTTCTCCGGTGTTGGCGTTGTCGAATGTGAGAAactccgctgccgccgcgttgCCGGCGCCCTCCCGacacgccagcagcgcgcccgTAACCCTGAACAACGCTCCGCCAACGAACGACTCGAAGCCGCTCTCACAGCCTCCACAGGCCTCCGCGTCGCCTCTTCCGCCGTCCATCGACAGCTCGCCGCCGGCCTCGTTCTTGAACTCTTTCGTGACGTCCGGCGCGGCCCTGTGCCACTCCACGAGAGGCCGTGAGGCGCTCGATAGCGGCTCGAAGACGCGAAAGCCTTTGCCGGACTTTTCACCCGATATTCTTCGCACGCCGCCCACCAGCGAgcacggcgacgctgcagcgccgtcaggcgccggcagcgacgggcCACGCAGCGTCGTCTCCCGAGCAGATGACGAAGACGAGCGAGACGTCGACGTGGACCTCCTACCGCTAGACAGCTCCTCGTCAGACTCGTCATCGGGCTCCTCCCAGAGCTCCGACGGCAAGGCGGATGGCGTTGCTGAAGTCAGCCACGCTTACCCTCGGGTGCTCGCGAAGCCGTCCTCGGCGCCTCCTATGTACCCTAACAAGAccccgacagcagcggccgtcgTGGTGCagcccgcagcgccacagcaCCCGTCCGCGAACCGCACGCTCAGCCTGCACTTCTCGACACGCTCTGACATGAGTGAAGGCAGCTCCCACGGCTCGTCGCAGATGCTGCGAGAAACACGCGCGCAACTTCAGGCGCTCTtagaggaggaagaagccGCGGGACGGGCAAAGACGCATAGATGAACCTCAGCATAGTCGCGTGAGGGGGGAAGGGTAgcagtggtgatggtggcgacTGGCACACGTGCCGTCGAAGCGCCGTCGCGTTGTTGTGTGGCTTTCGCTACTACTGTTCCGCCATGCTCACGCCCGGGGTTGCTCTCGAGGCATAGAGAGGATATTGATCGACGGCGCACCTCGTGTGGCCCATGTCTTGAAAGAGCTGCTTAGAAGACGCAGGCCACAATGACAGACCAACCTCGCGCAGTcctacacacgcgcactcgcaggtggtgcagcgAGAGCTGGCGCAAGGATGGGGTAAGCATAGGCCAGGCTTGTTCCCTCTCAATGGCCTTTTTGGCCTCTTGGTTGGCTAGCTGAATGCATGGACGGCGATGCCTGGCTGCAGATGGGACTCACTcccgcgcgcgtgctgcctgGCAATGCCGTGTGCTCGCTCCTGTTATTGCTGTGTCATCACCGTGTAGCCCATCTCCCCTCTCCGTCATCTGTACCGCTATTTCCTTTTGGAGGGCCTTCTCCCCGCCCGTGCTCACACGCATAGAGAGGCAtcacatatatatatatatatgtataccACCCTCGTACAGAGCACGATCATATCACACACGTCGGCAACTTCGCGATGACGACATCGGCCAGCCTCTTCAAGAAGTTCACGCTCGAGAACGTGGCTCAGATCGCGAGCAGTAGCCATAAAGAGCAgaaggaggtgcgcgaggagcTCGCGGAGCAGTACCCAGCGCTAGAGGAGTACTGGGAAGAGATTCTGCCCAAGAAGTCGGACATCTTCATCATCCGCTGTCAGGGTCAGGTGCACTGCATCACCCTCGTCAGCTCCCAGCCCGAGGTGCTCTTCTTCAATCACCACGGTGGGCCTTACCTACCGCACttgaagctgctgcacaagTACCCCTTCATGTTGAAGGGGCACCAGGTGGACATTGGCGGCTGCCGCTATGTCATCTCTGGTGCGAACGTCATGTGCCAAGGCTTGACctctgccggcggcgtcgttgcggacggcacggaggagggggaggtggtTGCTGTCTACGTGGAGGGCAAGGAGcatgcggtggcggtgggcaCCATGCTCATGTCCTCGGATGAGATCAAGGAAAAGAATAAGGGGCCGTGCATAGAGAACATCCACCACCTCGGCGACGGGCTGTGGATGAACCCCATCCTCAGCGCCTCACACATCAGCGTGTAGCGTGAGGAAGAAACATAGGCGTGAAATCAAGCAAGGTGCATCGGTGTCGTGTACGACGTagcgggggagagggcgaggcaAGGGAATGAAGAGAGAGCTGCAGTCATACAGCGAATAcggtgcggtgcgcgcgcataTGTTTAAACGCatcagtggcggtggcggcgtgtgtgaggggggaggggagggcctGTCTGTCTGGTTGAGAGGGTTTCGAGGGTTCCGGTACATCACCTGGCCGCGTCACGCTgctccgctctctctttccccaTTCACTCTCACCCCGcctttctcccttttctAGACGTCGTGTGTTGGCCATGCCCCGTGGCGGGATATGGCGTCTGCGCCCGTTGAGTTGGCGGGTTCGCTGTATCGCATAttggtgtcggcggcgcgTTTTGGTGTGTTCATTTCTCTCGATGCGCCGGGCGTTAACGACTAAAAACGGAGCTCAAACacgaagcgcagcggcacgcgtAAAGTGAAAAGCACGGAaagtgcagctgcgtcacgCAAGGGACCACGATATTTTCTCTCGCGAAGAGAAGGCGGGCGTGGCCCGCGGTGTCAACAAAGGTGCAGACCAAAGACAGCACTCGTGTACCTAAGCGGCGTGCGCCCCTTGCGCTCACGTGGCTCTCCCGATTCTCCCACCATGTGCAtttcctgtctctctccgtccccaccccctcgcgCCCTTCCCCCGCattcacacgcacgcgtgttTGCGTCGCCACCATCGTCACTGCGCACGTTTTCGCCCCTCGTGTGGGAAGTGAAGCAAGCGTGTGCCCGTGATGCAGCGCCACTCGAGACGGAGGCTGCTCAAGTATCTTCCCGGCGTGCGGGTAGAGTACGGCGGGTCAGCTGCCAAGCTGCTTGACTCGTACCTGCACCAGGATGCCGGCGCGAAGCACGCCGTCAATCTTCCAGTGTCGCAGCGGTACTTCTACATGAAAAATAGGAACAACGACGTCTCCTCGCGGAGTGCCTCCGGTGCCTCGCAGCAACATCAGATGATACAGCTGCGCCTCGGTGCTGCGCAGATGCTGAGCTCCTCACAGCACACCAGCATCGACAATGTCAACGAGGCGCACCCGCTCTACTACGCACAAACCTCCCCACGTGCGGCTGGGctcacggcgccgctggtTTTGGCCCTCAAGCGGCTACGCATTCATCGCCTGACGGAGCTGCAAGGTGcgttggtgccgctgctgctcaaagGAAAGCACGTCATTGCGCACTCAGAGACCGGAACAGGCAAGAGTTTTGGCGTTGCGCTGGGCATCGCCAACCGCATCATCCGCGACCAGCTGAACTACCGCCTCCACACCGTTGTTCTGGTGCCCACCGAGGAGCTGGCCCTGCAGTACGACAAGTGGCTGCGACACTTCGGTGGATGCACGTCGCAGGTGGTGCAGGTCGCCATCGACAGCATCCCTCTCGAGGCACAGCTCGCCAAGCTGCATAATATTCAGCCGCACGTGCTCGTCgggacgccgcagcgcgtggcTGACATTGTGCGCCTAAGCCCCTCCATCCTTGGCGAAAAGCTGCGGCGCAAGGTGGACTGCGTCGTCCTGGACGAGGCGGACATGATCATTCATGCCAACGTTGCGTacgggcggcagcgactAAGCGGCGCAAACCTTGTGGACCGGCTTTTCCGCAACAGGCGAGAAGAGGTGCCAGCACAGCTTGTGGCAGCCAGCGCGACGGTCGACGGCGTCACAGCACAGACACTGAACACGTGGACACGCAACGACCGCACGGTGCGGCTGACGACAAGCTTCGTGGAGCACACGATTCCGCCGACAATTCAGTTCTACTTCTTTGGCGCGTCAAGGGTGTATCCGCTGGAGCGGTGCCTCTTGCTATCCCTTCAACTAATCTGCACACAGCGGCCTGACACCCGCATCTTGATATTTACCGAAGACGAGCGCGTCGCCgaggtgtgcgcgctgctcacATCCGCGGAGGTGGAAGGAGAgatgcgccgcatcgcccCGGGCACGCTGTCA from the Leishmania donovani BPK282A1 complete genome, chromosome 11 genome contains:
- a CDS encoding DEAD-boc ATP-dependent (RNA) helicase, putative, with protein sequence MQRHSRRRLLKYLPGVRVEYGGSAAKLLDSYLHQDAGAKHAVNLPVSQRYFYMKNRNNDVSSRSASGASQQHQMIQLRLGAAQMLSSSQHTSIDNVNEAHPLYYAQTSPRAAGLTAPLVLALKRLRIHRLTELQGALVPLLLKGKHVIAHSETGTGKSFGVALGIANRIIRDQLNYRLHTVVLVPTEELALQYDKWLRHFGGCTSQVVQVAIDSIPLEAQLAKLHNIQPHVLVGTPQRVADIVRLSPSILGEKLRRKVDCVVLDEADMIIHANVAYGRQRLSGANLVDRLFRNRREEVPAQLVAASATVDGVTAQTLNTWTRNDRTVRLTTSFVEHTIPPTIQFYFFGASRVYPLERCLLLSLQLICTQRPDTRILIFTEDERVAEVCALLTSAEVEGEMRRIAPGTLSPTKVFAGALHALPRSIPSADTKESHYPDNPVSHRRVPLTTATQQAAPFSAIRGSSSVYEDVRAHQVIRQHGDVYVKNNSSLSRLNEGKLVVGVGSFNSSRGLHVNGITHVILYGACPSAACFVHCAGRTGRMGAEGDVLVLYPPSSGRQVQQVCSSLEIPFHSSRMSAVEDLLRSGEARTTESVAGAVNESASGAAAGST